One window from the genome of Hippoglossus hippoglossus isolate fHipHip1 chromosome 6, fHipHip1.pri, whole genome shotgun sequence encodes:
- the si:ch211-1e14.1 gene encoding UPF0606 protein KIAA1549 isoform X3 produces MAGLVSSVGLVLMLKALVRGHGQRAVFLGMTVLVTLIVADSPVADESLLDSPHHATGLLGEVTSSGLPPSHSPTSYHTAFESLDSPGEPTHEAGAADILFPWRHVPSENSNSFTPSDFPAKEPHPLPTPSLSPSEHALGSSPQLEAPANPPPDWRLARINSAKQSSSLPPTLTRPQLQPQSNISLTPLNQTTSQLSLNSEQKALDATLTALTKEQGGASEQTPTIMSSQPGQPLEPPNLAFTDFQADESYSKIFDVTPLSPSRAPLQENKPAHGVNMRPDSNEFLAPGYNVPFIAPHLTSPLSEPTEVPPEEFYPTNTMDFAWGSGDYLETMSFLNADGDDYSMVTKVPIDSYDVEDYTETYDTSFPSRVGISPSSLNPLHISPSPSLVTTYSTIVPLKSIHPSSSSSTIHFTLEPTPTANSDIPDASDIDWPDTYTIQPTDVLLPDMNSLEYYTIQLTKENSGSGTGAEHRGNVTVVSITATDVTPSGSSTNDTKLTEEESSSDLSGFEPHHESTTEVTTEQSPQLVNASEPFLDLSVAPSHYFDLSPSLWGGKVSTTDWSAPTVGLDSTVLTEAILPSATSLLSDYVLSSSSMQDVHWFATEELVQSTIHTTPAFTSTIAFSPGLTEPVANTTASATGSTPQLSAFTTEPTHDTSVVSTKPTTNVTSGPPVILGDQGREDEVDNPATMTLIPISSEANTVAAVPTTTTATVNSHQPTTKITATTKASTSISVISTTSGKTTSTAPTSRQYLCNVDNTAYLVKIGFPSGATVGYAKSQIRDILKVEFNKSVELQVVDPPPKFMFRVVSGPVVYTAISVINTLRRSGRRFLSVSPNWTTPDNKYQVHTVLQFVPSHIDVRFCNFSESITKGLTMAFAELRRRSKESTNFTVHIVNITMDAPKYQEQRLVRQPVDITFTVHGSRGYLMGSEVSNALMKLTMVEFSYYMGFPVLQIAEPFHYPELNTSQVLRSSWVKTVLLGVLDQKVEERTFQAYMERRVAMLLGEAMGQARRVRRATSIGNSSVQVVSASRLQGEDHPLEIVYFVEGPSGQRVPAVQTAGLLNNLDVQRAAIVLGYRVQGVLAQPVEKVTASPSDKENTNMWIIIGVVIPLLVVIVIISILYWKLCRTDKLEFQPDAMTSIQQQRQKLQAPSVKGFDFAKLHFGQPSKDDVMVIQEPMPSGPGPGSLPMSIKDGFSPSENGEIPTPISKHSASSTKASRSGRRRERISPSDGDSVVSDHSSVQESTEENLRGHATPSDGKQTRKVPINVLNGKNRIGPPPINGTSEKLSSAAIFEHVDRMSRATDSSRRLPNKVQLIAMQPIPVPPLHSPPVNGKLSGSNQIDKEIQVALRHKSEIEHHRNKIRLRAKRKGHYDFPTMDEVNGSPTDQDHIYHKAQMQIDKILDPDTQMPSIFMESKKSGRGRRSPKQRMKDQLNGGMMDADKDHLITEDSDAAYRKCPGVNNVAYVSDPDQGPLSPYGSPSPTDDVFMGPASSPPGHAPPPPPYMPPQPSIEEARQQMHSLLDDAFALVSPTSQGSTAGITLPGVNSNPPSSSPPARGPRPWGPSYQPLNPFPNRFTELALSPPPAQGLTPRQGLGSSYLPPGEPAGLSEQFQSDSLYSSRGLYADELPSSARPRPVGGTTGAQLHHLTQVGLSSRLNGYPGGVRAAPGQNGGIGWNHYHDDNYSRAKAEKDAMPRGGMREPSAPPALLDPPVSGYMSAPPPLDTCPPTHSSASLIKAIREELLRLSQKQAAMPGYHS; encoded by the exons ATGGCGGGTTTAGTCTCCTCTGTGGGTTTGGTGCTGATGCTCAAGGCTCTTGTGCGAGGCCATGGCCAGAGGGCTGTGTTCCTGGGGATGACGGTGTTGGTAACACTGATCGTGGCTGACTCACCGGTTGCAG ATGAGTCTCTGTTAGACTCACCACACCACGCCACGGGACTTCTTGGAGAGGTTACAAGTTCAGGATTACCGCCATCTCATTCACCAACCTCATATCACACTGCCTTTGAGAGCCTCGACTCACCTGGCGAACCCACCCATGAAGCTGGGGCTGCTGACATTCTCTTTCCGTGGCGGCATGTTCCTTCTGAAAACTCCAACTCCTTCACGCCAAGTGACTTCCCTGCAAAAGAACCACATCCCCTTCCCACTCCATCATTAAGCCCCTCTGAACATGCACTGGGGTCTAGTCCGCAACTTGAGGCACCGGCTAATCCCCCCCCAGACTGGAGGCTGGCCAGGATAAATTCTGCCAAGCaatcttcctctctccctccaacTCTTACAAGACCTCAGCTACAGCCTCAGTCAAATATATCCTTAACACCATTAAACCAAACAACATCTCAGCTCAGCCTTAATTCTGAGCAGAAGGCTCTAGATGCAACTCTCACGGCTCTCACCAAGGAGCAGGGTGGTGCTTCAGAGCAAACCCCGACAATCATGAGCTCACAGCCTGGTCAGCCTCTTGAGCCCCCTAATCTGGCTTTCACTGACTTCCAGGCAGATGAATCTTACAGTAAAATCTTTGATGTGACCCCGCTGAGCCCCAGCCGTGCCCCCTTGCAAGAGAACAAACCAGCTCATGGCGTAAATATGCGACCTGACTCAAATGAGTTTCTGGCCCCTGGCTACAATGTGCCTTTCATTGCCCCCCACCTTACATCACCTTTGTCTGAGCCCACTGAGGTCCCTCCAGAGGAGTTCTACCCCACCAACACCATGGACTTCGCCTGGGGGTCCGGCGACTACTTGGAGACAATGTCATTCCTAAATGCAGATGGAGATGACTACTCTATGGTCACCAAGGTGCCCATTGACTCGTATGATGTAGAGGACTATACAGAAACTTACGACACCTCTTTCCCTTCCAGAGTGGGcatttctccttcttctttgaATCCCCTTCACATCTCACCTTCTCCCAGCCTTGTGACAACATACAGTACCATTGTTCCTCtgaaatccatccatccttcctcttcttcctccacaaTTCACTTTACACTGGAACCTACACCCACAGCTAACAGTGATATACCTGATGCCTCGGACATAGATTGGCCTGATACTTACACAATCCAACCAACAGATGTCCTCTTACCTGACATGAACAGCCTGGAGTATTACACCATTCAGTTGACTAAGGAGAACAGTGGTTCAGGCACTGGAGCTGAACACAGAGGGAATGTTACCGTAGTGTCTATTACTGCTACAGACGTCACACCCAGCGGCAGCTCCACCAATGATACCAAACTGACTGAGGAAGAGTCGTCCAGTGATCTGTCAGGGTTTGAGCCTCATCATGAATCAACTACAGAAGTAACCACAGAGCAGAGTCCTCAGCTGGTCAATGCCTCTGAGCCTTTTCTGGATCTGTCAGTAGCCCCAAGCCACTACTTTgatctctctccttccctctggGGTGGTAAGgtatccaccacagactggtCTGCACCTACAGTTGGCCTGGACAGCACTGTACTAACAGAAGCTATACTACCCAGTGCCACGTCCTTGCTGTCAGATTATGTATTATCTTCCTCCTCTATGCAAGATGTCCATTGGTTTGCTACAGAGGAACTCGTACAAAGTACCATACACACCACTCCTGCGTTTACGTCAACCATAGCCTTCTCTCCTGGTTTAACTGAACCTGTTGCCAACACAACTGCTAGTGCAACCGGCTCTACTCCCCAACTCTCGGCTTTCACAACTGAACCAACTCATGATACCAGTGTTGTTTCAACCAAACCCACCACGAATGTCACTAGCGGCCCCCCAGTCATCCTGGGTGATCAGGGAAGAGAAGATGAAGTTGACAACCCAGCCACAATGACCTTGATCCCGATTAGCAGTGAAGCTAATACGGTGGCTGCTGTACCCACAACTACAACTGCCACCGTGAATTCTCATCAACCCACAACTAAAATCACTGCCACCACTAAAGCCTCAACTAGCATCAGCGTCATCTCTACGACAAGTGGAAAGACCACATCTACAGCACCGACATCAAGACAATATCTCTGCAATGTTGACAATACTGCTTACTTAGTCAAAATTG GTTTTCCCTCTGGGGCCACTGTTGGCTATGCCAAATCTCAAATCAGAGACATACTGAAAGTAGAATTCAACAagtctgtggagctgcag GTTGTGGACCCACCACCAAAGTTTATGTTTCGGGTGGTGTCTGGCCCAGTTGTGTACACAGCCATATCTGTCATCAACACTCTGCGAAGGTCTGGCCGCcgcttcctgtctgtgtctcccaACTGGACAACACCAGATAATAAGTATCAAGTCCACACAG TGCTGCAGTTTGTTCCCAGTCACATTGATGTGCGGTTCTGCAACTTCAGCGAGAGCATTACGAAAGGCCTGACCATGGCCTTTGCAGAATTGCGTCGCCGCTCAAAGGAGTCGACAAACTTCACAGTGCAC ATTGTAAACATAACCATGGATGCTCCAAAATACCAGGAGCAGCGGCTAGTGAGGCAGCCGGTGGACATTACCTTCACCGTGCATGGTTCTAGGGGTTATCTGATGGGGTCCGAGGTCAGCAACGCTCTGATGAAGCTCACCATGGTGGAATTCAGCTATTACATGGGCTTTCCTGTGCTGCAGATTGCTGAAC CTTTCCATTATCCAGAGCTGAACACCAGCCAAGTGCTTCGCTCCTCCTGGGTTAAAACAG TGCTCTTGGGTGTACTTGACCAGAAAGTGGAAGAAAGAACTTTCCAAGCCTACATGGAGCGTCGAGTGGCCATGTTACTAGGGGAGGCGATGGGACAAGCCAGACGTGTTAGGAGAGCCACCTCCATAGGCAACAGCAGCGTGCAG GTTGTAAGCGCGAGCCGGCTGCAGGGTGAGGACCACCCGTTGGAGATAGTGTATTTTGTGGAGGGTCCCAGTGGTCAGAGAGTTCCTGCGGTCCAAACAGCCGGCCTACTCAACAACCTGGATGTTCAAAGGGCGGCCATCGTCTTGGGATATCGTGTCCAGGGTGTTTTGGCACAGC CGGTAGAGAAAGTGACGGCTTCCCCCTCCGACAAAGAGAACACCAACATGTGGATCATCATCGGGGTGGTGATTCCCCTCCtcgtcgtcatcgtcatcatttCAATCCTCTACTGGAAACTGTGTCGTACAGACAAGCTGGAATTCCAGCCAGACGCCATGACCTCcatccagcagcagagacagaag TTGCAGGCTCCCAGTGTAAAAGGCTTCGACTTTGCCAAGCTGCACTTTGGCCAGCCGAGTAAGGATGATGTCATGGTGATCCAGGAGCCCATGCCGTCAGGGCCTGGCCCCGGGTCCCTCCCCATGTCCATTAAAGACGGCTTCAGTCCCTCTGAGAACGGAGAGATCCCCACGCCCATATCCAAACACTCAGCCTCCTCCACCAAGGCGTCCCGCAGCGGCCGAAGACGAGAAAG AATCTCTCCATCAGACGGTGACTCGGTGGTAAGTGACCATTCCAGTGTGCAGGAATCAACTGAGGAGAACCTGAGAGGCCACGCCACGCCCAGCGACGGCAAGCAGACCCGCAAGGTCCCCATCAATGTTTTAAATG GCAAGAATAGAATCG GTCCTCCACCCATAAACGGTACGAGCGAGAAGCTGTCATCAGCCGCCATCTTTGAACACGTCGATCGAATGTCTCGCGCCACCGACTCGAGCAGAAGGCTCCCCAATAAAGTGCAGCTTATCGCCATGCAGCCCATACCTGTCCCACCGCTGCACAGCCCACCTGTCAACGGCAAACTGTCAGGCTCCAACCAAATCGACAAAGAG ATCCAGGTAGCATTGAGGCACAAGTCAGAAATCGAGCACCACCGCAACAAAATTCGTCTGCGGGCCAAGAGGAAGGGCCACTACGACTTCCCCACCATGGACGAAGTGAACGGTAGCCCCACAGACCAGGATCACATCTATCACAAAGCACAGATGCAGATCGATAAGATCCTGGATCCGGACACTCAGATGCCCTCAATCTTCATGGAATCCAAGAAAAG tggTCGAGGGCGGCGCTCTCCCAAACAGAGGATGAAGGATCAGCTGAACGGAGGCATGATGGACGCGGACAAAGACCACCTGATCACTGAAGACAGTGATGCTGCTTACAGAAAGTGTCCAGGGGTCAACAATGTGGCTTACGTA TCGGACCCCGACCAAGGCCCACTGTCCCCTTACGGGAGCCCCTCCCCCACCGACGATGTCTTCATGGGTcccgcctcctctcctccaggtcaCGCACCTCCCCCACCGCCCTACATGCCTCCGCAGCCCTCCATCGAGGAGGCGCGGCAGCAGATGCACTCGCTGCTGGACGATGCCTTCGCCCTCGTGTCGCCCACGTCTCAGGGCAGCACGGCAGGCATCACTCTCCCAGGGGTCAACAGCAACCCCCCTAGCTCCAGCCCTCCAGCCCGGGGCCCCAGGCCTTGGGGGCCCTCTTACCAACCTCTTAACCCTTTCCCTAAT aGGTTCACCGAGCTGGCTCTGTCCCCTCCTCCAGCCCAAGGCCTGACACCAAG